The window aaaacattttgatGTTCCGTTTACATAAACATTTTGATGTTTCCTCCAAACCCCTCTTTCCCCACTCTATTTTCCCACCTCCCACTGCATGACACATTGTCAAGAAACTATAGCTGGTGGAACATCAGACATTGCACGTTGAGTGAACGTTTGTACGACCATGCTAGTCAGGTTAATTCTGCTGATAGCCCCTTTCGCTTGAGCAAATCACAAGCGTGCATTTCTTATTCATCATATATCTGCATCATGACTAAATTATGAGCGACAAAATTGTTGCATTATTACTTGCATACTTAACCAAACTCAACAGTATTTGAATTGCACGTCGAATCTGCAAAATATCCCCTTGGAATTATATTGGAAAATCAAATCCCCTTTGCACAAGGTAGAGGGAATTTTGACATTGGTGCAGCAGACAAACCAACCAATACTGAGGCAGAAGCAagctaaaaagtaaaaaaacagGACCACAACAAACATCCCTGTCTCCCTAGTCTTCTCCTACAGCTCTGATTAACTCTGATCTTTTCAGCCTCTTAACTCAAGAATTTCTGAACTATGTACAGAATGCTAGTATATGATCAGTTGACCCCAGGTTCCAAAATCGTACTCCAAGCCTCCTCTAAGAAAAGAACTACTTGTATATCACTCTGCTTTATGGGGTGGAAGTAGATTAACGGCACTACTGGTCATTGAAGAACGAGCCTTTGATACTTGGCTTCAGTTGAAGAATCAGAGCCTTCAAAGTAACCCCTTTTCCTGTTCATTCTGCCACAGTTGTTAATGTTACTATTGTAGGCAGCAATGGTGAGTAAAGAATCTTGATTTAGGGAGTGACCCGATAGTGTTGGAGGTGTAGGCGGCGGTGGAACGACCACCGGTGGCGCTGGAATCTGGTAGGAGTCGAGTGGTGGTGGGGGGTGGCGCCACTGTGGGAGAGGGCCAGCTAAAAGAAGTGTCTGAAGCAACGGCCCAGCTTTCATAACAGCTTGCAAGAACTTCCCTTTTTCAGGCAATGGCCTGTCTGTCAAAATAGGCAATGTTGGGTCTAATTCTGTTGTGGGATGTTGCGGTTGAACTTGAAGCTGATGAGTCAATTCTTGCGGCGGATTTTGCTCAATAATTGGCGATGAAACAATGCTTTCTTCGCAGTCGGAGGAAGAAAAGCCGTTGTTGGAGTCcactcctcctcctcttctggGCTCATCTTCGATGCTTGAAATTCCAGAGAGGGGTGCTGATTGCTGATTCTGGCGCTGAAGCATCAGCTGCTGCTGCTGGAGCAGTAGCTTATCGAGCACAAGTCTTTGGCATTGTTCTTGTGCTTCATCCCTTTCCGTGATGGTTCTGCTGAGCAAATCTTTGAGCTGAAATAGCTGATCATCTCTCATTTTGAGCTCCTCTTGTGCTTTTAGCCTCGTGTTCTCCAGCTCCATCGTAGTCAGCAGTAGTGATTGCCTCAGTTCATCCATGCCCTGTTTCAGCCAAACAAACATCTTTAGTACACATTACAATTCTCATGAGATCAAATGAATGGATTGAAGATATAAATAATGCCTAACCTTTCCCTGGTAGAGGTAAGGCCAATTCAGAAGAGGACCCCTCTGGCTTTCCATAGTGCTGCTGCAGTTGTAGCAAGTTAAATTGGTGATGGATGAAGTCGGAGGCTTGGAAGGGAGAAAGACAAGGGAAGTCGGGTGGAGGAGGCCTAAAAGAGGAATGTGTAATTAATAGGGAGCGATAATTGTGGTCATTTTATAAGGACTTGTTTGCTGTAGCGTAGTCAATTGCATGCTACTTGCACATTTGTTTGTGTTGCATTTTCCTCCCCCGCCCTCCGAAAGAGTGGGTGTATAGACTGTGGAGTGGgagaaaaaatgtagaaaaggccaAGAGCAGCCTACGGGGTTGGAGGGGACCCAAAGGCCAAGAAACAcatttgatattattttgatCTGACTGGGGGTTTTTTAGTAGTAGTATTTGTTTTGTACACTCAACAAGTCAGTCGGATGGCTCGGCGCAGCACATATAGTACGGTACTAGTGGGAGTAGAGTATCTATCTGTCCATAGATCTATGGGAGAAGTGAGAATTACACGCCAGCGCCAAATGCGGGGGTAAATACAGCCTCTTGATCGTCTTGCACCAATCACACGACAATTCTATCCTCCTACCCCGACTGTATCTGTATACgcatatattttaaacaaaaaaattttaagaactTGAGAGTCGAATTAGAAAATATCTCGACTGCTTAAGACGGACAAAACTATCTATATGCTTTATACTCTACacgtaaaagaaaagaaaagggatgcTTTGGCATACGACATTAATAAATTCCTGCAAAGTTTAATGCACTTTTGGTTGGCCGATGGCAGTTGGTTTTGTTTCTTTCCCATGTCTAACAAAAAGTTTATGCTTGCCATTCTAGTCATTATTAACAACTCAAAGGATGAAACTAGAGTTGGGATGTTATTCAAAGAGATTATTTTGTTATTAGTTTATATGTCTTTGATAGAATTGTAATGCATATCCACTTCAGTTATCTTTCTTCCACGAGCAGTTGATTACTAATCAATTTCCTTGAGGGCTATGGAACACTTTCTACCTTTTTGTCACTCCAGTTTCCATCCgactccctccctccctctctcgTTCTTTTAACTTCTTTGTTACTTAAATTGCACTTAAAAAGAGAGTTAATCCTGACATTAGCTGGAGCGGAACCCACAACAGCATATACAATTATCGATTGATCCACAACAGCAAATGATGCTGCTCTAACAAACATTCTAGTGATTTGAACGGATCCAAGTTAATTTTACTTGGTTCTACATACATATCTATTACCTTACCAGTATTATTCCACTTGACTACCAAAATTCCAAATTTAACTTCTACAATAGTCAGTAGAAAACGTCTAGCCTACTACACTGCTGTCATTATTTTTACTATTCTTTTTTACCACCAGACGGTAAATTCCaaataataatatttcgcttgtatcataaatatatttttatattttcaaccatTTTTTTTATCTAACATACATcgtattacaaaaaaaaagtgttacagtaattatgtCAAATAATACTCCATCCACACAaacaattgaaacaaacaaccGCCTTTGACTGTTCTTATTGTTCCACCCGTACTGCAGTGCATTATACTTTCCAATTTTAGTCTTATTGCcgacaaaaaaaaacaagggagaaaaattttgcaattgttttAGAATAGTACAATGCAATTATACAAAGATGAGATGAGCAGTCTCCTCAGTCCTCAGAATATCGTAGACCAGACGAGTATTATACCGCCAATATGAGGTACGCAGACACATCCTTTTCTACCAGAAAGAAAATGTATAAAATTCGTTCTTAAAAAGTTAAGTGAGGAATTAGGTGGGTATCTTTTACTTTTTGCCTAGAAATTCGAGctaactttttttgtttttggcttAAAAAAATGTCCCGTCAATTAAACTTCTTTGATTAATTAATTATGTGGAAGTGGTTATACCGTCATGTTATGTCTTGGACTCGACTGTGCTTTCGAATTTCTGCAACAGTACTGAGTGAGAGTTCCAAGTTTAATATAAGTAATCTGCTACGCTTGTTTGGTACCTTTAGCATGCTATGATTCCCATTTCCCagttagata is drawn from Coffea arabica cultivar ET-39 chromosome 1c, Coffea Arabica ET-39 HiFi, whole genome shotgun sequence and contains these coding sequences:
- the LOC113727269 gene encoding uncharacterized protein, translated to MESQRGPLLNWPYLYQGKGMDELRQSLLLTTMELENTRLKAQEELKMRDDQLFQLKDLLSRTITERDEAQEQCQRLVLDKLLLQQQQLMLQRQNQQSAPLSGISSIEDEPRRGGGVDSNNGFSSSDCEESIVSSPIIEQNPPQELTHQLQVQPQHPTTELDPTLPILTDRPLPEKGKFLQAVMKAGPLLQTLLLAGPLPQWRHPPPPLDSYQIPAPPVVVPPPPTPPTLSGHSLNQDSLLTIAAYNSNINNCGRMNRKRGYFEGSDSSTEAKYQRLVLQ